In one window of Rhodopseudomonas palustris HaA2 DNA:
- the mce gene encoding methylmalonyl-CoA epimerase has product MLGRLNHVAIAVKDAEQAAKIYGAAFQAEISEAVPLPEHGVITVFVTLPNTKIEFIQPLGEASPIAKFLDRNADGGIHHVCYEVPDIIAARDTLIKEGARVLGDGQPKIGAHGKPVLFLHPKDFSGALVEIEQS; this is encoded by the coding sequence ATGCTGGGGCGGCTGAATCACGTGGCGATCGCGGTGAAGGATGCGGAGCAGGCGGCGAAGATCTACGGCGCCGCCTTCCAGGCCGAGATTTCCGAGGCGGTGCCGCTGCCGGAACACGGCGTCATCACCGTGTTCGTGACGCTGCCCAACACCAAGATCGAGTTCATCCAGCCGCTCGGCGAAGCGTCGCCGATCGCCAAGTTTCTCGATCGCAACGCCGATGGCGGCATCCATCACGTCTGCTACGAAGTGCCGGACATCATCGCGGCGCGCGACACGCTGATCAAGGAAGGTGCGCGCGTGCTCGGCGACGGCCAGCCCAAGATCGGCGCGCACGGCAAGCCGGTGCTGTTCCTGCATCCGAAGGATTTCTCGGGCGCGCTGGTCGAGATCGAGCAGTCGTAA
- a CDS encoding copper resistance CopC/CopD family protein, producing the protein MIGAPARSRRNAGRWLAWVTALAVLMLPSLAHAHASLVASDPAAEAVLAAAPATITLTFNEPVTPLALQLIDARGRSSAITEVATNGDRLSFAPPSLLGAGGHVLSWRVVSADGHPVGGSLTFWIGTPGASLPAIIVPDDPARRAAIWATRVMLELTLLAAPGGAFFLAWIASAALPVLVAGCGAVAVLGLGALALSVGLQGLDILDAPFAELGSAAVWWEGATGSFGRSAAIAAVAFGLTLSALLGRGAPARLLSFGAVLGVGAALAASGHAATAEPRWLATAAVLVHGVSLALWVGALLPLAVMVGPNHATANVTLRRFSRTIPIAIATLLISGVVLGAIQLGRIEALWTSDYGRILFAKLALVVALLLIALWNRRRVTPLLAAGTPHAAYALRRTIAAELVLVIAILGLVGLWRFTPPPRAATAAAAEDRAFAHLHTGRAMANVTLTPGHAGPIEIEVMLQTPDETPLQAQALTVTLANPDAGIEPASAEARRQPDGPWRVRMSAPVPGRWSLTLGILISDFDKVTIAAPVVIR; encoded by the coding sequence GTGATCGGAGCTCCCGCCCGGTCGCGGCGCAATGCCGGGCGATGGCTGGCATGGGTGACGGCGCTCGCCGTCCTCATGCTGCCGTCGCTCGCGCACGCCCACGCCAGCCTGGTCGCCAGTGATCCGGCTGCGGAGGCGGTGCTGGCGGCCGCGCCCGCGACCATCACCCTGACCTTCAACGAGCCGGTCACGCCGCTGGCGCTGCAATTGATAGATGCCAGGGGCCGCTCGAGTGCCATCACTGAAGTCGCGACCAATGGGGACAGGCTGAGCTTCGCACCGCCGTCGTTGCTCGGGGCGGGCGGCCACGTGCTGAGCTGGCGCGTGGTGTCGGCCGACGGCCATCCGGTCGGCGGCTCGCTGACATTCTGGATCGGCACGCCGGGCGCGAGCTTGCCGGCGATTATCGTACCCGACGATCCGGCGCGGCGAGCGGCGATCTGGGCGACGCGCGTCATGCTCGAATTGACGCTGCTGGCGGCGCCCGGCGGCGCCTTCTTCCTCGCCTGGATCGCTTCGGCTGCCTTGCCGGTCCTCGTGGCCGGCTGCGGGGCGGTGGCGGTGCTGGGCCTCGGCGCGCTCGCGCTGTCGGTCGGGTTGCAAGGCCTCGACATCCTCGACGCGCCGTTCGCGGAGCTCGGCAGCGCCGCGGTGTGGTGGGAAGGGGCAACCGGCTCGTTCGGTCGCTCGGCGGCGATCGCCGCCGTCGCATTCGGCCTGACACTGTCGGCGCTGCTCGGCCGCGGCGCGCCGGCGCGCTTGCTGTCGTTCGGCGCGGTGCTCGGCGTCGGTGCGGCGCTCGCGGCGAGCGGACATGCCGCGACCGCCGAGCCGCGCTGGCTCGCGACCGCTGCGGTGCTGGTGCACGGCGTGAGCCTGGCGTTGTGGGTCGGCGCGCTGCTGCCGCTCGCCGTCATGGTCGGACCGAACCACGCCACGGCGAACGTCACTCTGCGCCGGTTCTCCCGCACGATCCCGATCGCGATTGCAACGCTGCTGATCAGCGGCGTCGTTCTCGGCGCGATCCAGCTCGGCCGGATCGAGGCGCTGTGGACGTCGGACTACGGCCGCATTCTGTTCGCCAAACTCGCGCTGGTGGTGGCGCTGCTGCTGATCGCGCTGTGGAATCGCCGCCGGGTGACGCCGCTTCTCGCCGCCGGAACACCACACGCGGCCTATGCGCTGCGCCGGACGATCGCGGCCGAGCTGGTCCTGGTGATCGCGATCCTCGGGCTGGTCGGGCTGTGGCGGTTCACGCCGCCGCCACGCGCCGCGACAGCCGCTGCTGCGGAGGACCGCGCCTTCGCCCATCTCCACACCGGGCGTGCGATGGCCAACGTCACCCTGACACCGGGCCACGCTGGTCCGATCGAGATTGAGGTCATGCTGCAGACGCCCGACGAGACGCCGCTGCAAGCGCAGGCGTTGACCGTGACGCTCGCCAATCCGGACGCGGGGATCGAGCCGGCCTCCGCCGAGGCGCGGCGTCAGCCGGACGGGCCATGGCGGGTGCGGATGTCGGCGCCGGTGCCCGGGCGCTGGTCGCTGACGCTCGGCATCCTGATCTCGGATTTCGACAAAGTGACCATCGCGGCGCCGGTTGTGATCCGGTAA
- a CDS encoding lipoprotein-releasing ABC transporter permease subunit, with translation MDHSMTEPVRTPPFAPFEWLLSGRYLRARRREGFISVIAGFSFLGIMLGVATLIIVMAVMNGFRKELLDKILGLNGHLLVQPLESPLTDWKEVADRISGVAGIKLAAPVIDGQALASSPFNASGVLVRGIRADDLNNLSSIANHIKQGTLDGFDEGQGVAIGRRLADQLSLHAGDSVTLVAPRGAVTPMGTTPRIKPYKIAAVFEIGMSEYDSTFVFMPLKEAQAYFNRNNDVTAIEVYTTNPDRIDAFRKSVTEAAGRPVFLVDWRQRNSTFFNALQVERNVMFLILTLIVLVAALNIVSGLIMLVKDKGSDIAILRTMGATQGSIMRVFLITGAAIGVVGTLTGFVVGLVICLNIESIRQFLSWVTNTELFSPELYFLSKLPAEVDFAETSAVVIMALTLSFLATLYPSWRAARLDPVDALRYE, from the coding sequence ATGGATCACAGCATGACTGAGCCAGTTCGAACTCCTCCTTTTGCGCCATTCGAATGGCTCCTGTCCGGGCGCTACCTCCGCGCGCGCCGCCGTGAGGGGTTCATCTCGGTGATCGCCGGGTTCTCGTTTCTCGGCATCATGCTCGGCGTCGCGACGCTGATCATCGTGATGGCGGTGATGAACGGCTTCCGCAAGGAACTGCTCGACAAGATCCTCGGCCTCAACGGCCATCTGCTGGTGCAGCCGCTGGAAAGCCCGCTGACCGACTGGAAAGAGGTCGCCGATCGCATCAGCGGCGTGGCGGGCATCAAGCTCGCGGCGCCGGTGATCGACGGCCAGGCGCTGGCGTCGTCGCCGTTCAATGCCTCCGGCGTGCTGGTGCGCGGCATCCGCGCCGACGACCTCAACAATCTGTCGTCGATCGCCAATCACATCAAGCAGGGCACGCTCGACGGCTTCGACGAAGGGCAGGGCGTCGCGATCGGGCGCAGGCTCGCCGATCAATTGTCGCTGCACGCCGGCGACAGCGTCACGCTGGTGGCGCCGCGCGGCGCGGTGACGCCGATGGGCACCACGCCGCGGATCAAGCCGTACAAGATCGCCGCCGTGTTCGAGATCGGCATGTCGGAATACGACTCGACCTTCGTGTTCATGCCGCTGAAGGAGGCGCAGGCCTATTTCAACCGCAATAACGACGTCACCGCGATCGAGGTCTACACCACCAATCCGGACAGGATCGACGCCTTCCGCAAGAGCGTCACCGAGGCCGCAGGCCGGCCGGTGTTCCTGGTCGATTGGCGGCAGCGCAATTCGACCTTCTTCAACGCGCTGCAGGTCGAGCGCAACGTGATGTTCCTGATCCTGACGCTGATCGTGCTGGTGGCGGCGCTCAACATCGTCTCCGGCCTGATCATGCTGGTGAAGGACAAGGGCAGCGATATCGCCATCCTGCGCACCATGGGGGCGACGCAAGGATCGATCATGCGGGTGTTCCTGATCACCGGCGCTGCGATCGGCGTGGTCGGCACGCTGACCGGCTTCGTCGTCGGGCTGGTGATCTGCCTGAACATCGAATCGATCCGGCAATTCCTGTCCTGGGTGACCAATACCGAGCTGTTTTCGCCGGAGCTGTACTTCCTGTCGAAGCTGCCGGCCGAGGTCGATTTCGCCGAGACCAGCGCGGTGGTGATCATGGCGCTGACGCTGTCCTTCCTGGCGACGCTATATCCGTCGTGGCGCGCGGCGCGGCTCGATCCCGTCGACGCGCTCCGCTATGAGTGA
- a CDS encoding DUF3551 domain-containing protein, whose protein sequence is MRKTLLVGVLTLLGLTGIAEARDYPVCLRVYHNYRDWYDECSYTSIPQCRMSASGRAAECIENPWYTAPQPAKKKLRKQRRRH, encoded by the coding sequence ATGCGCAAGACACTGCTGGTCGGGGTGCTGACCCTGCTGGGGTTGACCGGGATCGCGGAGGCTCGCGACTATCCTGTCTGCCTGCGGGTCTATCACAACTACCGCGACTGGTACGACGAGTGCAGCTACACGTCGATCCCGCAATGCCGGATGTCCGCCTCCGGCCGCGCCGCCGAATGTATCGAAAACCCGTGGTACACCGCGCCGCAGCCCGCGAAGAAGAAGCTGCGCAAGCAACGCCGCCGGCACTGA
- a CDS encoding DUF2946 family protein codes for MRRRLRRTIPIFALALLVQLLSPIGAFRFVAFAVADPHNAVHLCSAMAPADDGEPQPADRSHEGACCAVCSVGLGGGPTPAPATQDFAVIERPHQRLIWSLTEPAPPTSRAGVNAQARAPPLGPAA; via the coding sequence ATGCGCCGACGTCTCAGGCGGACGATTCCGATCTTTGCGCTGGCGTTGCTGGTGCAACTGCTGTCGCCGATCGGCGCGTTCCGCTTTGTCGCCTTTGCGGTCGCCGATCCGCACAATGCCGTTCACCTTTGCTCGGCGATGGCGCCTGCGGACGATGGCGAGCCCCAGCCGGCCGACCGGTCGCATGAAGGCGCCTGCTGCGCGGTCTGCTCGGTGGGGCTCGGCGGCGGTCCGACGCCTGCGCCGGCGACCCAGGATTTCGCCGTTATCGAACGTCCGCATCAGCGCCTGATCTGGTCGCTGACGGAGCCGGCGCCTCCCACCTCCCGCGCCGGCGTCAACGCGCAGGCCCGTGCGCCACCCCTAGGCCCCGCCGCTTAG
- a CDS encoding YcnI family protein produces MAAYAAVAAIGGPAAAHVSLQPNEAVSGGYFQTALSVPHGCDGTATRAVRVKIPDGVLSVKPQMKPGWSIEIKTRKIEGEQPKLHGKTITETVDEVAWRGGPLPDAFYDTFGLVMKLPDAAGKTLSFPVVQECEKGVHRWIEIPAAGQAPDALKEPAPTLRLKPKAP; encoded by the coding sequence ATGGCCGCCTATGCGGCCGTCGCGGCGATCGGCGGTCCGGCCGCGGCCCATGTCTCGCTGCAGCCCAACGAGGCGGTGTCGGGCGGTTACTTCCAGACGGCACTCAGCGTGCCGCATGGTTGCGACGGCACCGCCACGCGTGCGGTCCGGGTCAAGATCCCGGACGGCGTATTGTCGGTGAAGCCGCAGATGAAGCCGGGCTGGAGCATCGAGATCAAGACCCGCAAGATCGAGGGCGAACAGCCGAAGCTGCACGGCAAGACCATCACCGAGACGGTCGACGAGGTGGCGTGGCGCGGCGGGCCGTTGCCCGACGCGTTCTACGACACCTTCGGCCTGGTGATGAAGCTGCCCGATGCGGCCGGAAAGACGTTGTCCTTCCCGGTGGTGCAGGAGTGCGAGAAGGGCGTGCATCGCTGGATCGAAATCCCGGCAGCCGGGCAGGCGCCCGACGCGCTGAAGGAGCCGGCGCCGACGCTGCGGCTGAAGCCGAAGGCTCCGTGA
- a CDS encoding ABC transporter ATP-binding protein, with the protein MEQDAEDIPVVYLHDIKRQYTQGEATLTILDGAKLALWAGQSVALVAPSGSGKSTLLHIAGLLEHPDEGEVYVGGAATSALTDAERTQIRRTDIGFVYQSHRLLPEFTALENVMMPQMIRGLKRSETVSRAKEILAYLGLADRITHRPAELSGGEQQRVAIARAVANAPRVLFADEPTGNLDPHTADHVFQALMQLVRATRVAMLIATHNMELAGRMDRRVSLENGVVVELE; encoded by the coding sequence ATGGAGCAGGACGCAGAAGACATCCCGGTCGTCTACCTTCACGACATCAAGCGGCAATACACGCAGGGCGAAGCCACGCTGACGATCCTCGACGGCGCCAAGCTGGCGCTGTGGGCGGGGCAGTCGGTGGCGCTGGTGGCGCCGTCGGGCTCCGGCAAATCGACGCTGCTGCACATCGCCGGCCTGCTGGAGCATCCCGACGAGGGCGAGGTCTATGTCGGCGGCGCCGCGACCTCGGCGCTGACCGACGCCGAGCGCACCCAGATCCGCCGCACCGACATCGGCTTCGTCTACCAGTCGCACCGGCTGCTGCCGGAATTCACCGCGCTGGAAAACGTGATGATGCCGCAGATGATCCGCGGCCTGAAGCGCAGCGAGACCGTCAGCCGCGCCAAGGAGATCCTGGCTTATCTCGGACTCGCCGATCGCATCACCCATCGCCCCGCCGAACTGTCCGGCGGCGAGCAGCAGCGTGTCGCCATTGCGCGCGCCGTCGCGAATGCCCCCCGCGTCCTGTTCGCCGACGAGCCGACCGGCAATCTCGACCCGCACACCGCCGATCACGTCTTCCAGGCGCTGATGCAATTGGTGCGGGCGACCCGCGTGGCGATGCTGATCGCCACCCACAACATGGAGCTGGCCGGCCGGATGGATCGCCGGGTGTCGCTCGAAAACGGCGTGGTCGTCGAACTGGAATAG
- a CDS encoding DUF3551 domain-containing protein, with the protein MRVLSAVLLAALASPLALPSAAVAQTQAPYDNYPVCLRIYGPVRFDQCRYVSIEQCQPAAQGIAGQCVTNPWYQPPAGPARRQRTR; encoded by the coding sequence ATGCGCGTCCTGTCTGCGGTTCTACTGGCTGCCCTGGCGTCGCCCTTAGCCCTGCCCTCGGCGGCCGTGGCGCAAACCCAAGCCCCTTACGACAACTATCCGGTCTGCCTGCGGATCTACGGTCCGGTGCGGTTCGACCAGTGCCGCTATGTCTCGATCGAGCAATGCCAGCCGGCCGCCCAGGGCATCGCCGGGCAATGCGTCACAAACCCATGGTATCAACCGCCCGCCGGCCCGGCGCGGCGGCAGCGCACGCGCTGA
- the proS gene encoding proline--tRNA ligase yields the protein MRLSRFFLPILKENPKEAEIVSHRLMLRAGMLRQEAAGIYAWLPLGHRVLKKIEQIVREEQNRAGAIELLMPTLQLADLWRESGRYDAYGPEMLRISDRHKRELLYGPTNEEMITEIFRAYVKSYKSLPLNLYHIQWKFRDEQRPRFGVMRGREFLMKDAYSFDVDEAAARKSYNRMFVAYLRTFARMGLKAIPMRAETGPIGGDLSHEFIVLAETGESGVYCDRDVLSLPVPDETVDYDGDLTPIIKQWTSVYAATEDVHDAVRYESEVPEANRLHTRGIEVGQIFYFGTKYSDSMKANVAGPDGTDAPIHGGSYGVGVSRLVGAIIEACHDDNGIIWPEEVAPFRVAILNLKQGDAATDAACEQLYKELAAKGVDVLYDDTDQRAGAKFATADLIGIPWQVLVGPKGLADGKIELKRRSDGSRENIALAETVARLAP from the coding sequence ATGCGTTTGTCGCGATTCTTTCTGCCGATCCTGAAGGAAAACCCGAAGGAAGCCGAGATCGTCTCGCATCGGCTGATGCTGCGCGCCGGGATGCTGCGGCAGGAGGCCGCCGGCATCTATGCCTGGCTGCCGCTCGGCCATCGGGTGCTGAAGAAGATCGAGCAGATCGTGCGAGAGGAGCAGAACCGCGCCGGCGCGATCGAGCTGTTGATGCCGACGCTGCAACTCGCCGATCTGTGGCGCGAGAGCGGCCGCTACGACGCCTATGGTCCGGAGATGCTGCGGATCAGCGACCGCCACAAGCGCGAGCTGCTGTACGGGCCGACCAACGAGGAAATGATCACCGAGATCTTCCGCGCCTATGTGAAGTCGTACAAGAGCCTGCCGCTCAACCTCTATCACATCCAGTGGAAGTTCCGCGACGAGCAGCGTCCGCGCTTCGGCGTGATGCGCGGCCGCGAGTTCCTGATGAAGGACGCCTATTCGTTCGACGTCGATGAAGCCGCCGCGCGCAAGTCGTACAACCGGATGTTCGTCGCTTACTTGCGGACCTTCGCGCGGATGGGGCTGAAGGCGATCCCGATGCGCGCCGAGACCGGACCGATCGGCGGCGACCTCAGCCACGAGTTCATCGTGCTGGCCGAGACCGGCGAGTCCGGCGTGTATTGCGACCGCGACGTGCTGAGCCTGCCGGTGCCGGACGAGACCGTCGATTATGACGGAGATCTGACGCCGATCATCAAGCAATGGACATCGGTCTACGCCGCGACCGAGGACGTCCACGACGCCGTGCGCTACGAGAGCGAAGTGCCGGAAGCCAACCGGCTGCACACCCGCGGCATCGAGGTCGGCCAGATCTTCTATTTCGGCACCAAATATTCCGACTCGATGAAGGCCAATGTCGCCGGTCCCGACGGCACCGATGCGCCGATCCACGGCGGCTCCTACGGCGTCGGCGTGTCGCGCCTCGTCGGCGCGATCATCGAGGCGTGCCACGACGACAACGGCATCATCTGGCCGGAGGAGGTGGCGCCGTTCCGGGTCGCAATCCTGAACCTCAAGCAGGGTGACGCCGCGACCGATGCGGCCTGCGAACAGCTCTACAAGGAGCTCGCCGCCAAGGGCGTCGACGTGCTGTACGACGACACCGATCAGCGCGCCGGCGCGAAATTCGCGACTGCGGATCTGATCGGAATTCCGTGGCAGGTGCTGGTCGGGCCGAAGGGCCTCGCCGACGGCAAGATCGAACTGAAGCGGCGCAGTGACGGCTCGCGCGAGAATATCGCGCTGGCGGAGACGGTCGCACGGCTCGCGCCGTAA
- a CDS encoding DUF1467 family protein, protein MFSQIGSLLAVYFVLWWVVFFVTLPFGVRNRTEVDTVDDDVPGSDPGAPVTTLLARKALWATVASAAIFAVALYAYRSGWLEIGRLSKLLGFPL, encoded by the coding sequence ATGTTCAGCCAGATCGGCAGTCTGCTGGCGGTCTATTTCGTGCTGTGGTGGGTCGTGTTCTTCGTGACACTGCCGTTCGGGGTGCGCAATCGCACCGAGGTCGATACCGTGGACGACGACGTGCCCGGCAGCGATCCGGGCGCCCCGGTGACGACGCTGCTGGCGCGCAAGGCGTTGTGGGCCACCGTGGCGTCGGCGGCGATCTTCGCGGTCGCGCTCTACGCCTATCGTTCGGGTTGGCTCGAGATCGGGCGGCTGTCGAAGCTGTTGGGATTTCCGCTGTAG
- a CDS encoding nicotinate phosphoribosyltransferase, giving the protein MSFTDIATRVHNHNYRMDPVVRTLLDTDFYKLLMLQLIWMKHRDTPVTFGVINRSKSIRIADEIDIGELRAQLDHARTLRLSKREMIWLAGNTFYGKKQIFRPEFLSWLETFALPEYEVDVRNGQYELRFAGPWSLTTMWEIPALSIINELRARKAMRNMGRFELDVLYARAKAKLWGKVERLQVLKAAGRLKVGDFGTRRRHGYLWQRWCCEALQEGIGDAFIGTSNVHVAMEIGSEAIGTNAHELSMVYAALAGDDDQMVAASRYAVLDDWRHLYDGNLLVILPDTYGTTSFLRNAPDWVADWTGARPDSKPPIAGGDEFIDWWKANGRDPKEKLLVLSDGMDIDSIEQSFRHFKDRVRVSFGWGTNLTNDFRGCAPNGGNALDPISLVCKVVEAAGRPAVKLSDNPTKATGPDADVGRYLQIFGTEGMTDHAVDV; this is encoded by the coding sequence ATGAGTTTTACCGATATCGCCACCCGGGTTCACAACCACAACTACCGGATGGACCCCGTCGTCCGCACGCTGCTCGACACCGATTTCTACAAGCTGCTGATGCTGCAGCTGATCTGGATGAAGCATCGGGATACGCCGGTGACGTTCGGGGTGATCAACCGATCGAAATCGATCCGGATCGCAGACGAGATCGATATCGGCGAATTGCGGGCGCAACTGGACCACGCGAGAACGCTTCGGCTGTCCAAGCGGGAAATGATCTGGCTGGCCGGCAATACGTTCTACGGCAAGAAGCAGATCTTCCGACCCGAATTTTTGTCCTGGCTCGAGACCTTCGCGCTGCCGGAATACGAGGTCGACGTTCGTAACGGCCAGTACGAACTTCGCTTCGCCGGGCCATGGTCGCTGACGACCATGTGGGAAATTCCGGCGCTTTCGATCATCAACGAGCTGCGCGCGCGCAAAGCGATGCGCAATATGGGGCGCTTCGAGCTCGACGTCCTTTATGCGCGCGCCAAGGCGAAGCTGTGGGGCAAAGTCGAGCGTCTGCAGGTGCTCAAGGCGGCCGGCCGGCTGAAGGTCGGTGATTTCGGCACGCGCCGTCGGCACGGCTATCTGTGGCAGAGATGGTGCTGCGAAGCCCTGCAGGAAGGCATCGGCGACGCCTTCATCGGCACCAGCAACGTCCACGTCGCCATGGAAATCGGCTCGGAAGCCATCGGCACGAACGCCCATGAACTTTCAATGGTCTATGCGGCGCTGGCCGGCGATGACGATCAGATGGTGGCCGCGTCGCGCTACGCGGTGCTCGACGATTGGCGCCACCTGTATGACGGCAACCTGCTGGTGATCCTGCCGGACACCTATGGGACGACCTCGTTCCTGCGCAATGCGCCCGACTGGGTGGCGGATTGGACCGGCGCGCGCCCGGACAGCAAGCCGCCGATCGCGGGGGGCGACGAGTTCATCGACTGGTGGAAAGCGAATGGTCGGGACCCGAAGGAGAAGCTCCTCGTCCTGTCCGACGGCATGGATATCGACTCGATCGAGCAGTCATTCCGGCATTTCAAGGATCGCGTCCGGGTCAGCTTCGGCTGGGGCACCAACCTGACCAACGATTTCCGCGGCTGCGCGCCGAACGGCGGCAATGCTCTCGATCCGATCTCGCTGGTGTGCAAGGTCGTCGAGGCGGCCGGTCGCCCGGCCGTGAAACTGTCCGACAACCCGACGAAGGCGACGGGTCCCGACGCGGATGTCGGGCGTTATCTTCAAATCTTCGGGACGGAAGGCATGACGGATCACGCCGTCGACGTGTAG
- a CDS encoding copper chaperone PCu(A)C translates to MNRFIRTFASAAVASLLSVAAAQAAEVKAGDLVITESWSRATPGGAKVAGGFLTIENKGTTADRLIAGSADIAGKFEIHEMSMDNGVMKMRQLDKGLAIEPGKTVKLAPGGYHVMLMDLKGPLKEGEKVPVTLQFEKAGKVQVTLDVAGIGAKAPGDAGGSMMKMDPKSHSGMKH, encoded by the coding sequence ATGAACCGATTCATCCGTACGTTCGCCTCCGCTGCCGTTGCCAGTCTGCTGTCCGTCGCCGCCGCGCAGGCGGCGGAGGTGAAGGCCGGCGATCTGGTCATCACCGAGTCCTGGAGCCGCGCCACGCCGGGCGGCGCCAAGGTTGCCGGCGGTTTCCTGACCATCGAGAACAAGGGCACGACCGCCGACCGCCTGATCGCCGGTTCTGCCGACATCGCCGGCAAGTTCGAGATCCACGAGATGTCGATGGACAATGGCGTGATGAAGATGCGCCAGCTCGACAAGGGCTTGGCGATCGAGCCCGGCAAGACCGTCAAGCTCGCCCCCGGCGGCTATCACGTCATGCTGATGGACCTGAAGGGCCCGCTGAAGGAAGGCGAGAAGGTGCCGGTGACGCTGCAGTTCGAGAAGGCCGGCAAGGTGCAAGTCACGCTCGACGTCGCCGGCATCGGCGCCAAGGCGCCCGGCGACGCCGGCGGCAGCATGATGAAGATGGACCCGAAGAGCCATTCGGGGATGAAGCACTGA